One window of Athalia rosae chromosome 2, iyAthRosa1.1, whole genome shotgun sequence genomic DNA carries:
- the LOC105694018 gene encoding uncharacterized protein LOC105694018 isoform X11 produces MNNPYRARPARARVDHASVPAYGSRNQNTWNTMPPQGQQGTQSSNVYQQPSNPMIQPQQQQQPQDPWEWSTDNGNNGNNDSWNWSVDQKSESQQHLQQHQFPSSHVHSGQTNQNPQPGIHYQNANRNNRPNVLNQYPTFDGTSSRTSLSSGSTANHKEAYNQYTSYDYDQSLQQRQKQPPQQPQQQQYHVPPRPNSKSSPALPDHVQWSANSQQVPNLPPISQNPVARESIDKIQTPPLPPPTNNYNWHSSGQPSSQYLQNHPNATGSGTWQEPLNKQQSMDNQNQWQPSVQASQPFVSPKEYSPPINNENSSNWNNHQQQSNLPNHWPTNHLYGAPNESKLPDYHQNSAFTTTNQWQQSPYQSSNPSEEPVSGHSTAMITNQQNRNIPTNLLQQPLAHHETSSANDWTPSPRPTEFARTEPDTPSMNRHTQDSTETIESHKSLNDWQHNQSPPSQLSSSPGPSVSLSSNSVEQIVSTKKQISERKRSVGMPVSSAMLLSDPSIQTKPNVIERKSLDESHWSEPEINAIPNNPENVAAQNSSDVDWSTTDEWSTVPTGGDLSSGFSQLSLSGKSNKLVENQAPQSDMHSSFNSNDGWNSQPISGSLSENLLAKSSRESIANAQPDHFRDVSEKVQAAETDRQSDNQSIPPPLGSQEHTSPHTYQTDNSRVSEVAPQNAGYDQWYAQRNTAVQSENNWYRQDNQSRPQNWTPEQNIENYENIQQSAEFVNLEVVTPMLQKRNIYGSHDSINRETLDNEPKSGTSQLKDPAVPRDLQEDINNVEVPTLHQPQQSLQVEQGPDNYEFASNDRNTFLETGELTDSHQQHEPSPPSQEDENDEVPNDIPFLREVPGQSSNSDPRRNDPTGQEQNIQVGLRNLDPRRNDPSGQEHNVQPMRNISDRTERRDVPSGQERNIPLQVRADTELLERRNDPSGRERSLPPQQFRNDAPSENRRTLPDTRRNDPSGEECLQPQLVPAPEPTDLREVPGRGNDSEELTQPVDNGVRQIPGGASHSEGVPISNDREDARVVPGSQKGATLTSGNPKHDQSNETRSKREEAVGASLGENQGGNVQLNRRDSYEEGDDEGSGNSREESRERRRERSSERRGYEYDRKSRYYDRDRDYDEDYYYEPRRGVDFERAYNSREDLDRRDTSYRDDERRHTSRDDLDRRGREKEELDRRSRGKDDLDDRRKRDNDRRKVRDGDTRARDPRDYDPRYVRDREYPDRERGRETDRRGRRYEDYDPRDSYRRDYYEDPYTRSSRPSSRSSYNDRDRDYYTRGRDPYYGYNGTKAYGGGYADYTSNYGTNYYAYLENLRRTNPAAYMEWYHKYYASQHQQPQAARGGVNYSEDRASVHSGRSSCDESLCNRTTGDKRTLGDISLLEDTAIGSARLTPTKFSTSHVKVSFSTGSLVHMHASYPADGELARVDILRVSSLLAHDPIVRELVAYPGPLIKQVGVTHKKTIIEYCEAKIKKAEYSEDVDDPPSYILLYELMVMLIRQNGNVVGVDIAELLLSNQKSYPYNEKQRPIHARRESVISQKSVVTSGDELNRDTATPLDTDEKRNLNNPLSIDQVTDHFRELLLYGCGQEALEYAMDNGLWGHALFLASKLDKRTHASVMTRFANGLTANDPLQTLYQLQSGRVPASVTCVAEPKWGDWRPHLAMIISNTSPNPDINRKAITTLGDTLMGRGHIHAAHFCYILAQVDFGPYGAPTSKLVLLGSNPNKPYKEFVTNEAIMFTEIYEYARNLSEPGFMLVDLQTFKYGLAVKMVDYGLTEKALLYIEQIAVNIAREPSKYQLSFIEHIHNLGDRIKYNDPVCKDSIDDAANLTWLNNLKEIVDKCKNGEIIQESMYDTHATNDDNNINQPQEQYNGQQPQQHWGACQPEYHDGPTSLMEVPTVDVQREWQPMSLPNTIQDPYTSNNQNPQYIENSPDVTQNQQPQSQLDYWGQQGYSQPGYTAPEYSQTDLQQQPEQSQYRNEQVHTDNVQQEWNYESKKEEKPPTPDPQPTISMGPSKNKQYDPLAELDALDNPTQSSKLAGGSKKPVEKPSEKKNAASGSSWFGGFFSKLAPKPKNQMILPDDSDPTIVWDAVGKKWTNKDADGDESSGAPPPPPKASEMGFRLPQTESLPPVKTMPSSVDHSGRFDEVSNNVVHKPPTGNNMFKMPKGRSLRANYVDVMNPGGSKSGAAAPSVTPPTAAAPMPNTTTSPQFFIPAPVNDPGAPVDFLTSASVANGENLQQGGPMMFNPTDVKDSASKKASRSRYPPR; encoded by the exons ATGAAC aatCCATATCGAGCGAGGCCAGCTAGAGCTAGGGTGGACCATGCTTCGGTACCTGCTTATGGTTCTCggaatcaaaatacatggaatACTATGCCACCTCAAGGGCAGCAGGGTACACAATCTTCCAATGTTTATCAGCAACCATCAAATCCCATGATTCAACctcagcagcaacaacagccaCAGGATCCATGGGAATGGAGTACCGACAATGGTAATAATGGCAATAATGATTCGTGGAATTGGAGCGTTGATCAAAAGTCAGAATCACAACAGCATTTGCAGCAACATCAGTTTCCATCCAGTCATGTACATAGTGGTCAAACTAATCAAAATCCACAGCCAGGAATTCACTATCAGAATGCAAATAGAAACAATAGACCTAATGTACTTAATCAATATCCCACATTTGATGGGACTTCATCAAGGACTAGCTTAAGTAGTGGATCAACAGCAAATCATAAAGAAGCATATAATCAATATACATCTTACGACTATGATCAGTCACTACAGCAGCGGCAGAAGCAGCCGCCTCAGCAGCCACAACAACAGCAGTATCATGTACCTCCTAGGCCTAATTCTAAGTCAAGTCCGGCTTTACCTGATCATGTACAATGGTCTGCAAACAGCCAGCAGGTGCCAAATTTACCTCCAATCTCACAAAACCCTGTAGCTCGTGAGAGTATTGACAAAATTCAAACACCTCCACTTCCTCCTCCAACAAACAACTACAATTGGCATAGCAGTGGTCAACCTTCCTCACAATATCTGCAGAATCATCCCAATGCCACTGGCAGTGGGACTTGGCAGGAACCTTTAAACAAGCAACAGTCTATGGATAATCAGAATCAATGGCAGCCTTCAGTCCAAGCTTCTCAACCCTTCGTATCTCCTAAGGAATACTCTCCGCCAattaacaatgaaaattcttctaATTGGAATAATCATCAGCAGCAAAGTAATTTACCTAATCACTGGCCGACTAACCATTTGTACGGTGCTCCAAATGAATCAAAATTACCTGATTATCATCAGAATTCTGCTTTTACAACGACAAATCAATGGCAGCAGTCACCGTACCAGTCGTCAAATCCTTCAGAAGAACCTGTGAGTGGGCACTCTACTGCCATGATAACCAATCAGCAAAATAGAAATATTCCAACAAATCTTTTGCAGCAGCCACTTGCTCATCACGAAACTTCTAGTGCTAATGATTGGACACCTTCGCCAAGACCTACAGAGTTTGCACGAACAGAGCCAGATACACCGTCAATGAATCGTCACACGCAGGACTCCACCGAAACAATAGAAAGTCATAAAAGTTTAAACGATTGGCAACACAATCAATCTCCCCCATCACAACTTTCATCTTCTCCAGGCCCCTCAGTCTCTCTATCATCCAATAGCGTTGAGCAAATTGTGTCaacaaaaaagcaaattagtgaaagaaaGAGATCTGTGGGTATGCCAGTTTCGAGTGCTATGCTCTTGAGTGACCCATCAATACAAACCAAACCAAACGTCATTGAACGAAAATCTTTGGACGAGTCCCATTGGTCTGAACCTGAAATTAATGCAATTCCAAATAATCCGGAAAATGTTGCTGCTCAAAATAGCAGTGATGTAGACTGGTCTACCACTGATGAGTGGAGTACTGTTCCAACAGGAGGTGATTTATCTAGTGGTTTTAGTCAATTAAGCCTTTCTGGTAAATCTAATAAGTTAGTAGAAAATCAAGCTCCACAGTCCGATATGCATTCCTCCTTTAACTCCAATGATGGCTGGAACTCTCAACCAATCTCTGGATCTTtgtctgaaaatttattggCAAAATCATCACGTGAAAGTATAGCTAATGCGCAGCCAGACCATTTCCGTGATGTCTCTGAAAAAGTTCAAGCTGCCGAGACTGACAGACAATCGGATAATCAATCTATCCCTCCTCCACTGGGCTCTCAAGAACATACTTCGCCTCATACATATCAAACCGATAATAGCCGGGTTTCTGAAGTTGCACCACAAAATGCTGGATACGATCAGTGGTACGCACAGCGTAATACTGCAGTACAATCAGAGAATAACTGGTACCGTCAGGACAACCAGAGTAGACCACAAAATTGGACACCTGAgcagaatattgaaaattatgaaaacatACAACAGTCTGCCGAGTTTGTGAATTTAGAAGTTGTGACTCCTATGCTACAGAAACGGAATATTTACGGATCACACGATTCCATAAATAGAGAAACTTTAGATAACGAACCTAAATCAGGCACAAGCCAATTGAAGGATCCGGCTGTTCCAAGAGACTTGCAAGAAGACATCAATAATGTTGAAGTACCAACTCTACATCAACCACAACAATCTCTTCAAGTTGAACAG gGACCGGACAATTACGAGTTTGCGTCAAATGATAGAAATACATTCTTGGAAACTGGTGAATTAACAGATTCTCATCAGCAGCATGAGCCTTCACCACCTAGCcaagaagatgaaaatgatgagGTTCCAAATGATATTCCTTTCCTAAGAGAGGTGCCTGGCCAGTCGAGTAATTCGGATCCTCGGAGAAACGATCCAACAGGCCAAGAGCAGAACATTCAAGTTGGTCTACGCAATCTGGATCCTCGTAGAAATGATCCTTCTGGGCAAGAACATAACGTTCAACCAATGAGAAATATCAGCGATCGAACTGAGCGCAGAGATGTTCCTTCAGGTCAAGAACGAAATATTCCCTTGCAAGTACGGGCTGATACAGAGTTACTCGAGCGCCGAAATGATCCTTCTGGTAGGGAAAGATCATTGCCTCCTCAACAGTTTAGAAATGATGCTCCATCAGAAAATCGCAGAACTCTGCCAGATACAAGACGCAATGATCCGTCTGGTGAAGAATGTCTACAACCACAGCTTGTTCCAGCTCCAGAACCAACTGACTTGAGAGAAGTTCCGGGAAGAGGAAACGATAGTGAAGAACTCACTCAACCAGTGGATAATGGTGTGCGGCAAATCCCAGGGGGAGCTTCACATAGTGAGGGAGTCCCAATTTCTAATGATAGAGAGGATGCGCGAGTAGTCCCTGGATCTCAAAAAGGAGCAACACTCACCT CTGGAAACCCTAAACATGATCAATCCAATGAGACTCGGAGCAAACGGGAGGAAGCAGTTGGTGCTTCATTGGGTGAAAATCAAGGTGGTAATGTCCAATTGAATCGGAGAGATTCGTATGAGGAAGGAGATGATGAAGGATCTGGAAATAGTAGGGAGGAAAGCAGAGAGCGGCGAAGGGAGAGAAGTTCAGAACGACGTGGATATGAGTATGACAGAAAAAGCAGATA TTACGACCGTGACCGTGATTACGATgaagattattattacgaaCCGAGACGAGGTGTTGATTTCGAACGAGCCTACAACTCTCGAGAAGATTTGGATCGTCGTGATACCTCATACCGTGATGACGAGCGACGCCACACAAGTAGGGATGATCTAGATAGACGTggcagagaaaaagaagagctcGATAGAAGAAGCAGAGGTAAGGATGATCTTgatgatagaagaaaaagggatAATGATAGAAGAAAAGTAAGAGATGGAGATACACGGGCAAGAGACCCAAGAGACTATGATCCGAGATATGTGCGCGATAGGGAGTACCCTGATCGAGAAAGGGGAAGAGAGACTGATAGACGGGGGCGTAGGTACGAAGACTATGATCCACGGGATTCCTATAGAAGAGATTATTATGAAGATCCTTACACCAGAAG CTCGAGGCCATCCAGCAGATCATCCTATAACGACAGAGATCGAGACTATTATACGAGGGGTAGAGATCCTTATTATGGATATAACGGTACGAAAG CGTATGGCGGGGGTTATGCAGATTATACTTCAAATTATGGAACAAACTACTATGCATATTTGGAGAACTTGAGGCGTACGAATCCTGCTGCTTATATGGAATGGTATCACAAATATTATGCCTCGCAGCATCAGCAGCCGCAGGCTGCTCGAGGCGGTGTCAACTATTCAGAGGACAGGGCAAGTGTTCATTCGGGACGTAGCTCATGTGATGAAAG CTTGTGTAATAGGACAACTGGTGATAAACGCACCCTAGGTGATATCTCTTTATTGGAAGATACTGCAATTGGATCAGCCCGATTAACTCCCACCAAATTTTCTACGTCTCATGTTAAAG ttAGTTTCTCAACCGGCTCATTGGTTCATATGCATGCAAGCTATCCTGCTGATGGAGAACTTGCCAGAGTAGATATTCTTCGTGTGTCAAGTTTACTTGCGCATGATCCCATTGTGCGAGAACTAGTGGCATACCCTGGCCCTCTGATTAAGCAAGT GGGTGTCACCCACAAAAAAACCATTATCGAATATTGTGaggcgaaaataaagaaagcaGAATACAGTGAAGATGTGGACGATCCACCGtcatatatattattgtacgAGTTGATGGTGATGCTGATCCGCCAAAATGGG AATGTTGTTGGAGTTGACATAGCGGAGCTATTGCTCTCCAATCAAAAGTCATATCCATACAATGAAAAACAAAGGCCAATTCATGCCAGAAGGGAATCAGTGATTTCTCAGAAGTCCGTTGTTACGAGTGGAGATGAGCTCAATAGAGATACTGCAACACCTTTGGATACAGATGAGAAACGCAATTTAAATAATCCACTTTCCATTGATCAAGTCACAGATCATTTTAGGGAGTTGCTTTTATATGGGTGTGGCCAGGAAGCATTAg AATATGCAATGGACAATGGACTCTGGGGTCACGCTTTGTTTCTTGCTAGCAAGTTGGATAAACGAACACACGCATCGGTCATGACTCGGTTTGCGAATGGATTGACGGCAAACGACCCGTTGCAGACATTGTATCAGCTTCAGTCTGGTCGAGTACCGGCTAGTGTTACG tGTGTCGCGGAGCCTAAATGGGGAGATTGGCGACCTCATCTAGCAATGATAATATCGAACACATCCCCTAATCCAGATATTAATCGTAAAGCGATCACCACCTTAGGTGACACTTTGATGGGGAGAGGTCATATACATGCAGCCCATTTCTGCTACATTTTGGCTCAAGTTGATTTCGGGCCTTATGGAGCGCCAACTAGTAAGCTAGTTCTGCTTGGTTCAAACCCCAATAAGCCATATAAAGAGTTTGTTACCAATGAAGCCATCATGTTCACCGAGATTTATGAATACGCCCGCAACCTCAGCGAACCTGGCTTTATGCTCGTTGATCTACAGACTTTCAAATACGGGCTGGCTGTGAAAATGGTTGATTATGGACTCACAGAAAAAGCTTTATTGTACATCGAACAGATTGCTGTAAACATTGCTCGTGAGCCATCAAAGTATCAGTTGTCGTTTATTGAGCATATTCACAATTTAGGCGACAGAATTAAGTATAATGATCCAGTATGCAAGGACTCAATTGATGATGCTGCGAATCTCACATGGCTcaataatttgaaagaaattgtTGATAAGTGCAAG AATGGAGAAATTATTCAAGAAAGTATGTACGACACACACGCTacaaatgatgataataacattaATCAACCGCAAGAACAATACAATGGTCAGCAGCCTCAACAACATTGGGGTGCGTGTCAACCTGAATATCACGATGGTCCAACTTCTCTCATGGAAGTGCCAACAGTTGACGTACAAAGAGAGTGGCAGCCGATGTCGTTGCCCAATACTATCCAGGACCCGTATACttcaaataatcaaaatcCTCAGTATATTGAGAATTCGCCTGATGTCACTCAGAACCAGCAACCACAGTCACAATTAGATTATTGGGGACAGCAAGGTTATAGTCAACCTGGTTACACTGCTCCAGAATATTCTCAGACCGATCTACAACAACAGCCTGAGCAGTCGCAATATCGGAATGAACAAGTACATACCGATAATGTACAACAAGAATGGAACTATGAG tcaaagaaggaagagaagccACCTACACCTGAC CCGCAGCCAACAATAAGTATGGGACCATCCAAAAATAAGCAATATGATCCCTTAGCAGAACTCGATGCTTTGGATAACCCAACACAATCATCAAAATTAGCTGGAGGATCTAAAAAACCTGTTGAGAAACcatcagaaaagaaaaatgctgCCAGTGGGAGTTCATGGTTTGGTGGATTCTTCAGTAAACTTGCTCCTAAGCCGAAGAATCAGATGATTTTGCCAGATGATAGTGACCCAACG ATCGTGTGGGATGCTGTTGGTAAAAAATGGACAAATAAAGATGCTGATGGGGACGAGAGTTCTGGCGCCCCACCACCTCCACCAAAAGCTTCTGAAATGGGCTTCAGATTACCTCAAACAGAATCTTTACCTCCAGTAAAGACAATGCCGTCTTCTGTTGACCATTCAGGTCGATTTGATGAAGTCTCTAATAATGTTGTTCACAAACCACCCACTGGAAACAACATGTTTAAGATGCCAAAAGGCAGAAGTTTAAGAGCAAACTACGTTGATGTAATGAACCCTGGTGGGTCAAAAAGTGGTGCTGCTGCACCATCTGTAACACCTCCTACAGCTGCCGCACCAATGCCCAATACTACAACTTCACCTCAATTCTTTATTCCTGCACCAG TGAATGATCCAGGTGCACCAGTTGACTTTTTGACCTCTGCCTCAGTAGCTAATGGTGAAAATCTACAGCAAGGG GGACCAATGATGTTTAATCCTACAGACGTGAAAGATTCTGCATCAAAAAAGGCTTCTCGGAGTAGATATCCTCCTCGATAA